A stretch of DNA from Candidatus Eisenbacteria bacterium:
TCTCGGAGCGATTGCGCACCGGGATCGGCCGCATGGCGGCGGCCGACGTCGCCGGCGTGCCCTCGATCGCGCTCCGTCTCGTGGACGGCCGATCGTACCGCTTGACACCGGACGGAGGAGAGATCCGCATCGAAGCCGGCGACGACGCGACCACGGTCGTCCTGATGGACGAGGACGCCTGGTGCGACTTCGCCCGCGAGCTGGCGACGGCGGCGGGCCTCCTCTACGGCGATCGCCTGCGCTTCGTCGCCGGCGGATCACCGGACCTGGAGCGCTGGGAGCCTGCGCTGCGCGCGCTCTACAGCGGCCGGTCCATCTTCGATCCGAGACACACGGTGCTCCGCGGGCGCGACGGCGTGGCGCTCGACCCGAGCCGCAGCTTCGCGCTCGGCGATCCCGACGACGAGCTGCGGGACTTCCTGCACGCGACGGGCTACCTCCACGTGCGGAGCGTCTTCACCCGGGACGAGATCGCCCGCCTCGTCGAGGTCGTCGAACGCCACCAGTCGGAGGCGAAGCCCGGTGACGGGCGCTCCTGGTGGGCGAAGCGGACCGACGGAGCGCAGGTTCTCTGCCGCCTCATCTATCTCGGGCTCGTGTCGCCGGAGATCGCGGCCCTCGCCGACGATCCGCGGCTGCGTCGCCTGGCCGCGCTCTCCGACACGCCGCTGCGGGCCGTGCACGACCACAGCGACGGCGACTCGGTCGTCATCAAGAACGCGAACGTGTCCGAAGGCCTCTCGGACCTTCCGTGGCATCGCGACTGCGGCCTCGGGGGGCATCCCGTACGGTGCCCCTCGATCAACCTCGGCGTGCAGCTCGATGCGGCGACGGAAGCGAGCGGCCGCCTCCATTTCGTTCCAGGGTCGTGGCGGGGATCGTGTCACCGCAGCGACCTCTCGCGTGCCGCGACCGTCGCCGTCGACACGGAGCCCGGCGACTGCACGCTCCACTTCGGCGACGTGATGCACGCCGCGCCGCCACCTACCGGCACCGGCCCGGGCCGCCGCGCCTTGTACGTGACCTACATGCCCCACGAAGCCGACGCGTTCATTCCCGCGGGCAAGAGCTACAACGACGTCATCCTGAAGCGCGTCGGCGGGCTCTAGGAGGCCGACCCAAGACTCCGTCTTGGGTCGGGGTAGGACGCGAGTGTGTCGCGTTCGTGGCACGCGCGACCGGCATGCCGCGGCCAGCCAAGCTGGCGCGGGAGACGAAATACGCCCGTTGGGTTGCGGCGTCACGCCGGCCTCCTAGTATCCTGCCGCAACGTCGACGACGCCTTCGAGGGGCTCGCCGGCGAGCATTCGGCGCAGGTTCGCGACGAACTTGCCGACCAGGACGTCGCCGCCGCCGGGGCCGTTCCACGACACGTGGGCGGACAGGTGGACGCGGGGATGCGTGTACATCCAATGCCCATCGGGCAGCGGCTCCGGCTCGACCGCGTCGAGCGACGCCAGCGCCACGCGTTCGTCGTCGAGCGCGCGGCGGAGCGCCTCGTCGTCTACGAGCGGGCCGCGCGCCACGTTCACGAGATGGACGCCGGGCTTCACGACGCGCAGCGCTCGCTCGCCGATGATCCCGCGCGTCTCGGCCGTGGCCGGCGTGACCAGCACCAGGTGATCCGCCGTCGCGAGCAGATCGTCCAGCGTCGGCGCGATCTCGACGCCGTGGATCGGGCTCGGCGCCGCCGTGCGCCGGAAGGCACGCACGCGCATGCCGAACGGCAGCGCGCGCGCGGCGATCGCGCTGCCGATGCCGCCGATCCCGACCAGCGCGAGCGTCTTCTCGTACAGGCCGCCCATGGTCGGCCGGAAGTTCCACGACGACGGGAACGCGCGCAGCCACTCCGCGGGGAGGTTCTTCTCGAACGCGAGCATCTGCGCGAGCACCCACTCGGCGATCGGGATGGCGCTCGCGCCGCGCGAGCAGGTGAGGAGGCGATCGCCGACGACGTCCAGGGGAAAGCGATCGACGCCGGTGCCGACCGTGTGGATCCATCGCACGCCGGTGGTGGCGAGGACCTCGGCCAGGTTCGGCGTGCCCCACGGCAGCGTCAGCAGCGCGTCGGCGCGAAGCTGCGGGTCGATCGGATCGGCGGTAGGGATCACGATCGTCTCGACGCCGGGAACGGCCTCCGCGATCTGCGCCGCGAACGAGTCGCCGAGGTGGACGAGCACCCGCACGCTCCGCGTCCTAGCGCGGTCCCGCCGGCCCGGCTAGAGTCCGGCCCATGTCGGTCGAGGCGCATCGCGCCGAGGGCAAGCGCGTGATCGCGTGCGCCGTCCTCACCGTGAGCGATACGCGGACGGTCGAGACCGACACGAGCGGAGCGAGGACGGGCGAGCTGCTCGCCGCCGGCGGCCACACGATCGTCGATCGGGCGATCCTCCCCGACGAGCCGGCGCGCGTCCGCCGACACGTCGAGGCGCTTCTCGGCAGGCCGGACGTCGACGCGATCTTCGTCAACGGCGGCACGGGGCTCGCACCACGCGACACCACCTACGAGGCGATCGCCGGGCTGCTCGAGAAGCGGCTCGACGGCTTCGGCGAGATCTTTCGCATGCTGTCGTTCCAGGAGATCGGCGCCGCTGCGATGCTGTCGCGCGCCGTCGCGGGCGTCGCACGCGGCAAGGTCGTCGCCTCGATGCCGGGATCGACCGCCGCCGTCGAGCTCGCGATGACGAAGCTCCTGGTCCCCGAGCTCGGCCACATGGTGAAGCTCGCGCGGGGCTGACCGTGACCGTCCGCCTGCGCGTCTTCGCGATCCTCCGCGAGCGGCTCGGCGCGTCCGAGATCGAGCGCACCGCGGGGCCCCGGACGACGGTGGGCGCGATCTGGCGCGCGGTCGTCGCCGAGCATCCCGAGGTCGCGCGCGTGCGCGTCCGCTTCGCCGTGAAGGAAGCCTACGTCGACGCCGACTACCGCCCGAAGGACGGCGACGAGGTGGCGGTGTTCCCGCCCGTGTCGGGAGGCGCCTAGCGTGTTCCGGATCGTGAAGCGACGGATCGACCTCCGGGCGCTCGATGCCGCGGTCCGCCATCCGCGCGCGGGTGCGATCGTCACGTTCGTCGGGACGACGCGGAGCGAGAACGTCGGCCGTCGGGTCCGGCGGCTCGAGTACGAAGCGTTCGTCTCGATGGCGACGAAGGAGATGCGCGCGCTCGCCGCCCAGGCGAAGAAGCGCTGGCCGCTGCGCAAGGTGGCGATGGTGCATCGCCTCGGCGTCGTGCCGGTCGGCGAGGCGAGCGTCGCGATCGCCGTCTCGGCGGGCCATCGCCGCGAGGCGTTCGAGGCGTGCCACTGGCTCATCGACCGCCTGAAGGAGATCGTGCCCATCTGGAAGAAGGAGCACTATCACGGTGGCGAGGTGTGGATCGGCGTGCAGCAGGGCGGTCCCGCGCCGCGCTCGAGCTAGTATCCGCAGTCCGAAGAGCTAGGCCTCCTTGTCGAGCGCGCGGCGGGCCTCCCGGAGCTGGGCCCGCTGCACGCGGTCGACCTTGGGATAGTGCAGGTCGAGGTCGATTAGCGCATCGACGACCGCCGCCGCCACCACCAGACGCGTGAACCACTTGTTGTCGGCCGGGACGACGAACCACGGCGCGTGCGGCGCCGCCGTCGCGCGGATCGCGTCCTCGTAGGCCTGCATGTAGTCCTTCCAGTACTGGCGCTCGGTGACGTCGGCGGCCGAGAACTTCCAGTTCTTGCGGGGGTACTGGAGCCGTTCGAGGAAGCGCTTGCGCTGCTCGGCGCGCGAGACGTGCAGGAAGAACTTGAGGATCACCCATCCCTGCCGCGCGAGGTACTGCTCGAAGCCGCGAATGTCCTCGTAGCGCTCCTCCCAGATGTGCTTGCTCACGAGCTGCGGCGGCAGCTTCTGGCGCGCGAGGATCTCCTTGTGCACGCGCACCACCAGCACCTCCTCGTAGTAGGACCGGTTGAAGATCCCGATCCGGCCGCGCTCGGGGAGGCACCTGGCCGAGCGCCACATGAAGTCGTGGTCCAGCTCCTCGTTCGACGGTGCTTTGAACGAGTAGACCTGGCACCCCTGCGGGTTCACGCCCGACATCACGTGCTTGATCGTGCCGTCCTTGCCGGCGGCGTCCATCGCCTGGAAGACCAGCAGCACGCCCCAGCGATCCTGTGCGTAGAGCATGTCCTGCTGGGTTTTCAGCACCTCGATACCGCGGGCGAGCGTCTCGTTCGCCTTCTTCTTCCCGATGTCGAGGCCGCGCGTGTCGCCCGGATCGATGTCCTTCAGGCGAAAGTGCTTGCCCTTCGTCACCCGGAACGGCTTCACGAACCGCTCGGCGATCTCACCTGCGCGCCTGACATCCGGATCCTTCTTCGGCATGCGCGAGACGTACCGTGGTGGGGTGCGCCGCGTCCACCAGGCGTCAGACCGCCGGCGTCTCCTCGTGGATCTCGCGCACCTCGGGAAGCGCGGCCAGCTGGGCGAGCAGATCGCGTTGGTGACGGCGTGGCAGGCGGAAGAGGAAGCGCCCCCGAGCGAAGTCGCCCGATCCCTCCACGGTCCCCACGACCTCGTAGGCGACGTCGAACGCGACCAGGAGCTGCTCGATCCGGATCAGCGTCTTGCCGTGGTTCGGGTCGAAGGCGATCGCGACGAGGGTGGGCGGCAGGCCTGCGATCCGGTGCTCCTCGACGAAATGCAGGGCCACGAGCGTCGCGCGGATCAGGAGCGCGAGGCCGAGGCCGGCGCCCGCCCGGCCCGCCCCGACGACCATGCCCATGGCCGCCGTGATCCAGATCGACGCGGCCGTCGTCGTGCCGGTGACGCCGACGCTCTCGCGCAGGATGACGCCCGCGCCGAGAAAGCCGATGCCGGTCACGATCTGGGCGGCGACGCGGCCGGAGTCGCCGGTCGTAGTGGTGAACGCGAAGGATGCCATCGTGAAAACGGCTGACCCGAGACAGACGAGGACCAGCGTGCGCAGCCCGGCGGGCTTCTCGCGCTGTTCTCGTTCGGCGCCGACGATGGCGCCGCACACGATCGCGACGAGGGCCAGTGCGATCGGCGCCGCGTGACCGGGGAGCAGGCGCCACCAGTCCTCGAGGACGTAGGTCACGGGTGCCGCTTAGCGCGCCGCAGCGCGCGCCGCCAGGTGGGCAGTTGCGGTCGTGCGAGGCCGGACGCTATAGGGCGCCAACCACGAAAGGGGGGGCGTGTGGACGGCCAAACAGCAGCGTGGATCAACCGGGGACGATCGGGCGTGCACGCGGTGGCTCTCGCGATCACGCTCACGGCGATGTGGGGATGCGCGACGGGGGTGAAACCGAATCCGACAATCAACAAGGCGAACGCCGAGGTCGGGAAGATCAGGTACGAGCAGTACTGCACCCCGTGCCACGGCCCGGGCGGCGGACCCGGCACCGCCAAGTACCGCTCGACGGGCGAGCCGGTCGATCTGCGCACCTACGTCGAGCGTAACGGTGGGACGTTCCCGGCGGCGCAGTGGATCGCCGTCACGCAGGACGTGAATCCCGGCGGCGTCCATGCCGACGTGTGGAACACCATCCAGAAGTACAACATGTCCATGTCGCTCTCGAACGACGATAGCGACGCCAAGGGTGTCCTGGCGATGATCGCGAACTACATCATGTCGGTCCAGGTCCCCACCAAGAAGTAGACGCGCATCCATGACACGACTGCCGTCCGTGCTCGTCGCCGCGTTGGCGCTCGCCCTCGCTGCCTGCAGCCAGTTCACGATCCGCACCGGCTACGACAAGTCGGCCGACTTCTCGCACCTGCACACCTACGCCTGGCTGCCCATCGATCAGGCGGCGCCGGCAGACCAGAACGTCCCGGATCGGCTCATCGACACGCAGATCCGCGCCGCGGCCGACGACGAGCTGACGGCGAAGGGCTATCGCAGCGCGAACGGGGGCCCAGCGGACTTCCTGCTGAACTATCGCCTCACGACGCGGGCCGGAGAGGATCTCAGCGCCGACGCGTCGCCGTACGGCTGGGGGTGGTGGGGGTGGCCGGGCGCCGAGGTGACGACCTACTCCGAAGGGACGCTCTACCTCGGCGTGATCGACCCGAAGGCCAAGCGCATGATCTGGCTCGGCGCCGCCGAGGCGCGGATCATGCCGCAGATGTCGATCTCGTACGAGAAGCGGCGCGAGCGCATCTTCGACGCCGTCGACCAGATCCTGGCGAAGTTCCCGCCCCAGTGACCCCGCGCCGCCCTCACGGAGTGGCGAGGTGCTCGACGAGGATGCGGCGCACCTCCTCGATCGTGTGCGGGTTGTCCTGGCAGGAGTGACCCGACTTCACGACCAGCTCGGACTCGACGCCGTCGATGTGCGCGCTCTGGTACGCGACGATGCCGTCGTGGCCCTCCTCGACCGGACCGTCGCCCTGCACGGCGATGATGGAGTGTGCCTTGACGCCAGGCACGACCGAGAGGGACGAGATCGACTTCGCGAAGCGGCTGCCGGGCGTCATGTTGTCGACCGCGGTCGCCACGCGCCCGAAGGACCTTGCCGTGGCGAGGTCGGGGTTCTGCCGCATGACGTCGGTCACCGTGTGCGTGACGTCGAGAGGGAAGGTGATGAACCGGGCGGCGTAGTGGCTGAGCCAGTTGCCGGCGAAGTAGCTCCCGCGGTGCGGCGTCGCGATGAACACGACGCGCGTCACGAAAGGCAGGGGCTCCACGAACATGGATCGCGCGAGGAACGCGCGCGCATTCGGACTGAGGTTGACCTGGTCGAAGGGCTTGTTCGAGACGCCGTCCCAGAAGACGTTCCCGCTGTCGACCGCGGTGAGCTTCGTCAGGAGCCCGCCCTGGCTGTGGCCGATCACGATCATGTGGCGAAGCGCGGGGTCTTTCCCCTCGGGATCGAGCTGCGCAACGGCGCCGGCGAGCGAGTCGCGGAGCAGCATCGCGGAGTAGAGGATGGGGTTGCCGGTGTTGTAGCTGAACAGCCAGAACTGCACGCGATCGCGCAGGCGCGGATCGTTCGACAGCTCGTTCACCATCTGCGCCCAGCGGCCCGCGCTCGACGCCGTGCCGTGCACGAGCACGACCGGCACGCGGCCCGGACGATAGGGCGCCAGCGCGGCGAGCTGGGTCTTCTCGTCGATGAGGCCGGCGCCCTGCAGGAAGCCCTTCAGCTCCTGCGCCCAGACCGGCGACTCTGCGAGCGTGTAGGCGAGGTTCGCCGTCGACTCGACCTCGATCGGCACGGGCTTTCCCGTACCCGGGTCGAACGCCTCGGCGCGGTCCGGCGTCACCAGCGCGAGGGTCGCATCGATGCGGGGCTGGCCGAGCTGCTGGCGCGCGTGGTCGATGCGTAGCAGCGCGGTGACGGCGACCTTCGCCCACGGCTCGACGAAATCCGCGTAGCCCTTCTCGCGATCGAGCGGCTCGGTGCTGGCGCCGAGCGGCGCCCCGATTCCGGGCCATCGATACCGCGTCTGCAATCCGCGCACGTCGAGATCGGCGACCGACGTGAAGTGGACGAGCCGGCGGCTGCCCCAGACGAGCCCGGTCGGATCGACATGGACGTCGAGCCAGCCGAACGGGAGCTGGTAGCTGCCTTCCTGGATCTGCACCTCGTGGTTCGGTCCGGCGAAGCCCTCGGCGATCCCGCGGTTGTAGAGATCGGCGGCGATGCGAAGGCGCGGATCGAACGGATCCGGCCGCGTATGGCCGTCGCCGGGGAAGAGGAACGCGTAGGCGTACACCGACGCCGCCAGGAAGTAGGGGCGCTTGCCGGTCTCTCCGGCGTGGTAGAAGGAGAGCTCCGCCAGCGCGAAGACGTCGTCGCGGTTCTCGCGCCCGGCCACGACCAGCGCGTGCAGGTCCGCGAGCGCGCCGTCGGGGTCGTCGTCGAACCGCTCGACGAGATCGCGTCGGTAGAGGACGTTCTTCGTGGACTGGCTGAGCTTGCCGCTCGAGAGCACGCTGCGCGTGAGGACGCGCTGGACCTGCTCGGGTGAGACGCGCCT
This window harbors:
- a CDS encoding MgtC/SapB family protein — encoded protein: MTYVLEDWWRLLPGHAAPIALALVAIVCGAIVGAEREQREKPAGLRTLVLVCLGSAVFTMASFAFTTTTGDSGRVAAQIVTGIGFLGAGVILRESVGVTGTTTAASIWITAAMGMVVGAGRAGAGLGLALLIRATLVALHFVEEHRIAGLPPTLVAIAFDPNHGKTLIRIEQLLVAFDVAYEVVGTVEGSGDFARGRFLFRLPRRHQRDLLAQLAALPEVREIHEETPAV
- a CDS encoding molybdenum cofactor biosynthesis protein MoaE produces the protein MFRIVKRRIDLRALDAAVRHPRAGAIVTFVGTTRSENVGRRVRRLEYEAFVSMATKEMRALAAQAKKRWPLRKVAMVHRLGVVPVGEASVAIAVSAGHRREAFEACHWLIDRLKEIVPIWKKEHYHGGEVWIGVQQGGPAPRSS
- a CDS encoding NAD(P)-dependent oxidoreductase; translated protein: MRVLVHLGDSFAAQIAEAVPGVETIVIPTADPIDPQLRADALLTLPWGTPNLAEVLATTGVRWIHTVGTGVDRFPLDVVGDRLLTCSRGASAIPIAEWVLAQMLAFEKNLPAEWLRAFPSSWNFRPTMGGLYEKTLALVGIGGIGSAIAARALPFGMRVRAFRRTAAPSPIHGVEIAPTLDDLLATADHLVLVTPATAETRGIIGERALRVVKPGVHLVNVARGPLVDDEALRRALDDERVALASLDAVEPEPLPDGHWMYTHPRVHLSAHVSWNGPGGGDVLVGKFVANLRRMLAGEPLEGVVDVAAGY
- a CDS encoding polyphosphate kinase 2 family protein, translating into MPKKDPDVRRAGEIAERFVKPFRVTKGKHFRLKDIDPGDTRGLDIGKKKANETLARGIEVLKTQQDMLYAQDRWGVLLVFQAMDAAGKDGTIKHVMSGVNPQGCQVYSFKAPSNEELDHDFMWRSARCLPERGRIGIFNRSYYEEVLVVRVHKEILARQKLPPQLVSKHIWEERYEDIRGFEQYLARQGWVILKFFLHVSRAEQRKRFLERLQYPRKNWKFSAADVTERQYWKDYMQAYEDAIRATAAPHAPWFVVPADNKWFTRLVVAAAVVDALIDLDLHYPKVDRVQRAQLREARRALDKEA
- a CDS encoding MoaD/ThiS family protein codes for the protein MTVRLRVFAILRERLGASEIERTAGPRTTVGAIWRAVVAEHPEVARVRVRFAVKEAYVDADYRPKDGDEVAVFPPVSGGA
- a CDS encoding MogA/MoaB family molybdenum cofactor biosynthesis protein, whose protein sequence is MSVEAHRAEGKRVIACAVLTVSDTRTVETDTSGARTGELLAAGGHTIVDRAILPDEPARVRRHVEALLGRPDVDAIFVNGGTGLAPRDTTYEAIAGLLEKRLDGFGEIFRMLSFQEIGAAAMLSRAVAGVARGKVVASMPGSTAAVELAMTKLLVPELGHMVKLARG
- a CDS encoding alpha/beta fold hydrolase, translating into MALSIAVVLGAGCETPVGVRRVSPEQVQRVLTRSVLSSGKLSQSTKNVLYRRDLVERFDDDPDGALADLHALVVAGRENRDDVFALAELSFYHAGETGKRPYFLAASVYAYAFLFPGDGHTRPDPFDPRLRIAADLYNRGIAEGFAGPNHEVQIQEGSYQLPFGWLDVHVDPTGLVWGSRRLVHFTSVADLDVRGLQTRYRWPGIGAPLGASTEPLDREKGYADFVEPWAKVAVTALLRIDHARQQLGQPRIDATLALVTPDRAEAFDPGTGKPVPIEVESTANLAYTLAESPVWAQELKGFLQGAGLIDEKTQLAALAPYRPGRVPVVLVHGTASSAGRWAQMVNELSNDPRLRDRVQFWLFSYNTGNPILYSAMLLRDSLAGAVAQLDPEGKDPALRHMIVIGHSQGGLLTKLTAVDSGNVFWDGVSNKPFDQVNLSPNARAFLARSMFVEPLPFVTRVVFIATPHRGSYFAGNWLSHYAARFITFPLDVTHTVTDVMRQNPDLATARSFGRVATAVDNMTPGSRFAKSISSLSVVPGVKAHSIIAVQGDGPVEEGHDGIVAYQSAHIDGVESELVVKSGHSCQDNPHTIEEVRRILVEHLATP
- a CDS encoding DUF4136 domain-containing protein gives rise to the protein MTRLPSVLVAALALALAACSQFTIRTGYDKSADFSHLHTYAWLPIDQAAPADQNVPDRLIDTQIRAAADDELTAKGYRSANGGPADFLLNYRLTTRAGEDLSADASPYGWGWWGWPGAEVTTYSEGTLYLGVIDPKAKRMIWLGAAEARIMPQMSISYEKRRERIFDAVDQILAKFPPQ
- a CDS encoding phytanoyl-CoA dioxygenase family protein, whose translation is MELPPLDFDDVHRRVLSERLRTGIGRMAAADVAGVPSIALRLVDGRSYRLTPDGGEIRIEAGDDATTVVLMDEDAWCDFARELATAAGLLYGDRLRFVAGGSPDLERWEPALRALYSGRSIFDPRHTVLRGRDGVALDPSRSFALGDPDDELRDFLHATGYLHVRSVFTRDEIARLVEVVERHQSEAKPGDGRSWWAKRTDGAQVLCRLIYLGLVSPEIAALADDPRLRRLAALSDTPLRAVHDHSDGDSVVIKNANVSEGLSDLPWHRDCGLGGHPVRCPSINLGVQLDAATEASGRLHFVPGSWRGSCHRSDLSRAATVAVDTEPGDCTLHFGDVMHAAPPPTGTGPGRRALYVTYMPHEADAFIPAGKSYNDVILKRVGGL